A region of Moorena producens PAL-8-15-08-1 DNA encodes the following proteins:
- a CDS encoding GTP-binding protein produces the protein MDNIRIVVTGTIGAGKSTFVRTFSEGAVIETERTATDATSLFKKKTTVALDFGLRPLNRNLDLHLYGTPGQARFDFMWDILIRRAHAYILLMAANRTSDFASARQILSFMQERVTIPMIIGLTHTDVAGAWTPEEIMMRMAYIGDPNQPPIVAVNPNNKTSVFEAVMILMAQMLCQGSVIEGARKEKVSKPAPLPVKNQYHWPKPQFLSGG, from the coding sequence ATGGACAATATACGGATTGTAGTAACGGGAACAATAGGGGCTGGCAAATCTACCTTTGTCAGAACATTCAGCGAAGGTGCGGTTATTGAAACAGAACGAACGGCTACGGATGCCACATCATTGTTTAAGAAAAAAACGACCGTTGCCTTAGACTTTGGTTTGCGTCCCTTAAATCGGAACTTGGATTTGCACCTGTATGGAACTCCTGGTCAAGCTCGCTTTGATTTTATGTGGGATATTTTGATTCGCCGAGCTCACGCCTATATTTTATTGATGGCAGCTAATCGAACCAGTGATTTTGCTAGTGCTCGTCAGATTTTATCGTTTATGCAGGAGCGGGTCACTATTCCAATGATTATTGGTCTGACTCATACTGATGTTGCAGGGGCATGGACTCCAGAGGAAATTATGATGCGCATGGCATACATCGGCGATCCTAATCAACCTCCCATTGTAGCTGTTAATCCCAATAATAAGACCTCAGTATTTGAAGCTGTAATGATTTTGATGGCTCAGATGCTTTGCCAAGGGAGTGTTATTGAAGGTGCTAGGAAAGAAAAGGTAAGTAAGCCAGCTCCGCTACCTGTTAAGAACCAATATCATTGGCCGAAGCCTCAGTTTTTATCAGGGGGTTAG
- a CDS encoding HAD-IIIA family hydrolase → MNSKLELFVDCDWTIRQPSGQGRFIDYPDQQKVIEGADQALQCFKNQGYIILGVTNQAGVAARHKTLKNCIKEQQKTLELLPQLKGIIFCPDYGATCYYCERHYFSEVTTKAYAGEYRKPKPGMILQFKTNGSSALMVGDRNADAEAAVAAGIPFMWTSDWLAKYGS, encoded by the coding sequence ATGAATTCAAAACTTGAGCTATTTGTAGATTGCGACTGGACCATTCGCCAGCCGAGTGGTCAAGGTAGATTTATTGACTACCCTGACCAGCAAAAAGTGATTGAAGGAGCTGATCAAGCTCTGCAATGTTTCAAAAATCAGGGTTATATCATTCTTGGGGTGACCAATCAGGCTGGAGTTGCAGCCCGACATAAAACCCTGAAAAATTGTATTAAAGAGCAACAGAAAACTCTTGAATTGCTTCCCCAGCTCAAAGGAATTATTTTTTGTCCTGACTATGGGGCAACCTGTTATTATTGCGAGCGGCACTACTTTTCTGAAGTAACCACTAAAGCATACGCTGGAGAATACCGAAAACCAAAGCCGGGAATGATTTTGCAGTTTAAAACGAACGGCTCTTCAGCTTTGATGGTTGGCGACCGCAACGCAGATGCTGAGGCAGCCGTTGCAGCTGGAATTCCGTTTATGTGGACCTCGGATTGGCTAGCCAAATATGGAAGCTGA